The Hahella sp. HNIBRBA332 genome window below encodes:
- a CDS encoding chemotaxis protein CheW: MQGGEDIQLLVFRLDERPYAVELARVRKVFRAAAINPLPSGPRVICGVLNMRGRPVPVADLRLRLGLPPRATALEDRFLWVRADAMDLILICDSVDGVSIFPRSTMLDGAEIPERPPMLKGVVCLPDGVLYINDPDTLLNLREKEELAYALAEHDE; encoded by the coding sequence ATGCAAGGCGGGGAGGACATTCAGCTGCTTGTCTTTCGTTTGGACGAGAGGCCTTATGCAGTTGAATTGGCGCGAGTCAGGAAAGTGTTCAGAGCGGCGGCGATCAATCCGTTGCCGTCAGGGCCAAGGGTGATATGCGGCGTATTGAATATGCGCGGGCGGCCGGTGCCGGTGGCGGATTTGCGATTGCGCCTGGGATTGCCTCCACGCGCCACAGCGCTGGAAGACCGCTTCCTGTGGGTGCGCGCCGACGCCATGGATCTGATTCTGATCTGCGATAGCGTTGACGGCGTCAGCATATTTCCACGCTCCACTATGTTGGACGGCGCTGAGATTCCCGAACGACCGCCAATGCTGAAGGGCGTGGTCTGTCTGCCTGATGGCGTGCTTTACATCAACGACCCCGACACCTTGCTCAACCTCAGGGAAAAAGAGGAACTGGCGTATGCGCTCGCTGAGCATGATGAGTGA
- a CDS encoding HAD family hydrolase: MNLSGVKGFIFDLDGTLVDSRLDFDAMRRELGFPEGKPILEHLDTLDDPDAVARAWTVVEAHEIAGARAATWMPGAKELLMSLRELDIPVAILTRNMREATRIAIEALGIPVELALTREDCKPKPHPEGLLRIAETWGLACGELIYVGDYIFDLQAARNANMIACLYLNERNHIYQEHADCVIRAFDELSPRR; this comes from the coding sequence ATGAACCTCAGCGGCGTTAAAGGATTTATCTTCGATCTGGACGGCACCTTGGTGGATTCCCGTCTGGACTTTGACGCCATGCGGCGGGAACTGGGTTTTCCTGAGGGAAAGCCCATTCTTGAGCACTTGGATACGCTGGATGATCCTGACGCCGTCGCCAGGGCCTGGACGGTGGTGGAAGCCCATGAAATCGCTGGCGCGCGCGCGGCTACCTGGATGCCGGGCGCGAAAGAACTGTTGATGTCGCTGCGGGAGCTGGATATTCCCGTGGCGATCCTGACCCGCAATATGCGTGAAGCAACCCGTATCGCCATTGAGGCGCTGGGCATTCCCGTTGAGCTGGCGCTAACCCGTGAAGACTGCAAGCCCAAGCCGCACCCTGAAGGACTGTTGCGTATCGCCGAAACCTGGGGGCTGGCCTGCGGTGAGCTGATCTATGTCGGCGATTATATTTTTGACCTGCAGGCGGCCCGTAACGCCAACATGATCGCCTGTCTTTATCTGAACGAACGTAACCACATCTACCAGGAACACGCAGACTGCGTGATCCGCGCCTTTGACGAGTTATCCCCCCGGCGCTGA
- a CDS encoding DUF4156 domain-containing protein — protein sequence MRKATLVLIATTLMASGCSWVSLTPEGETVKVAKRNEVANCQKLGTTTSNGVSRVGILSRDEKVIFEELSTLARNEAAALGGNTVVPDSEISIDGRQRFAIYQCPY from the coding sequence ATGAGAAAAGCAACGTTAGTATTGATTGCGACAACCTTAATGGCCTCCGGGTGTTCGTGGGTTTCTCTGACGCCGGAAGGCGAAACCGTCAAGGTGGCCAAGAGAAATGAGGTGGCGAACTGCCAGAAGCTGGGCACGACTACCTCCAATGGCGTCAGCCGCGTGGGCATACTGAGCCGCGATGAGAAGGTTATTTTCGAAGAGTTGTCTACTTTGGCGCGTAACGAAGCGGCGGCTCTGGGCGGCAATACCGTCGTTCCTGATAGTGAAATCTCCATCGACGGACGTCAGCGTTTCGCTATCTATCAGTGCCCTTACTGA
- a CDS encoding GTPase/DUF3482 domain-containing protein, translating into MDNATPSKARAGIGGDPISVAVVGHTNAGKTSLMRTLLRDLKFGVISNHPGATRHVEAGQILVNETPVITLFDTPGLEDSIELLEALEQLRPEQDNGLGRLRAFIQDLDRYPQFSQEAKVIRQLLQDELIFYVVDVREPVLGKYRDELKVLSFAARPVIPVLNFIAAPRSNLAQWREQLAALNLHAQVEFDTVAFNFEDEKRLYQKMQALMAARYDDLQQLIEERQKQWDSQMDSAAQRIAALWTDVASFRLMTTNEEAEIQTAAERMQDQVRKAESDCVADLLQIFRFADEDVTIAALPVRDGEWELDLFDPDNMKRMGVEAGSGAAAGAAVGVGVDLMAGGVTLGAAAALGALAGVVWQTGRRYREDLTAAIRKQRKLCVDESTLKVLWLRQQYLFEALQKRGHASQQPMALADGGSPELPGDWSRWLRKARSNPEWSSLRPGCDLDDQERVAFIKTIGSNLPGVLVKS; encoded by the coding sequence ATGGATAATGCGACACCGTCCAAAGCGCGCGCCGGCATCGGCGGCGACCCGATTTCCGTGGCGGTGGTCGGTCACACCAACGCAGGTAAAACCTCCCTCATGCGCACCTTGCTGCGCGATCTGAAATTCGGGGTTATCTCCAATCACCCCGGCGCCACCCGGCATGTGGAGGCTGGCCAGATCCTGGTCAACGAAACGCCAGTCATCACTCTGTTCGACACGCCGGGGCTGGAGGATTCCATTGAGCTGCTGGAAGCGCTGGAACAATTACGCCCGGAGCAGGATAACGGTCTGGGACGGCTGCGCGCCTTTATCCAGGATCTGGATCGCTATCCGCAGTTCTCGCAAGAAGCCAAGGTGATCCGGCAGTTGTTGCAGGACGAGCTGATCTTCTATGTCGTGGATGTCCGTGAGCCGGTGCTCGGTAAATATCGGGATGAGCTGAAAGTGCTGAGTTTTGCTGCGCGCCCGGTGATCCCCGTGCTGAACTTTATCGCCGCGCCACGCTCCAATCTGGCGCAGTGGCGTGAGCAACTGGCGGCGTTGAACCTGCACGCCCAGGTGGAGTTCGACACGGTCGCCTTCAATTTTGAGGACGAGAAGCGTCTTTACCAGAAGATGCAGGCGCTGATGGCCGCCCGCTATGACGACCTGCAGCAGCTTATCGAAGAGCGGCAGAAGCAATGGGACTCCCAGATGGACAGCGCCGCGCAGCGCATCGCCGCCTTGTGGACGGACGTGGCCAGTTTTCGTCTGATGACGACGAATGAGGAAGCGGAAATTCAGACTGCGGCGGAGCGGATGCAGGATCAGGTGCGTAAGGCGGAGTCAGACTGCGTCGCCGACCTGCTGCAGATCTTTCGCTTCGCCGACGAGGATGTGACGATCGCCGCCTTGCCGGTACGCGATGGCGAATGGGAGCTGGATTTGTTTGATCCGGACAATATGAAGCGCATGGGCGTAGAGGCGGGTAGCGGCGCGGCCGCCGGCGCAGCGGTAGGCGTTGGCGTGGATCTGATGGCCGGCGGCGTTACGCTGGGCGCTGCGGCGGCGCTGGGCGCCCTGGCGGGGGTCGTATGGCAGACCGGACGCCGTTATCGCGAAGATTTGACCGCGGCGATACGTAAACAACGCAAGTTGTGCGTCGACGAATCCACCCTCAAAGTATTGTGGCTGCGGCAACAGTATTTATTCGAAGCGCTGCAAAAGCGGGGACATGCGTCTCAACAGCCGATGGCCCTGGCGGACGGCGGATCGCCGGAATTGCCGGGAGACTGGTCGCGCTGGTTGCGCAAGGCGCGGAGCAACCCGGAATGGTCCAGTCTGCGTCCCGGTTGCGACCTGGACGACCAAGAGCGAGTGGCGTTTATCAAGACAATAGGTTCTAATTTACCGGGTGTTCTGGTAAAAAGTTGA
- a CDS encoding CheR family methyltransferase produces the protein MRSLSMMSDAVAMPNALSPDLLSACQWKINELWGLHYPQERWSDLERHLKLAALDLGYDEPSAFARALLYDQIDAAQKVRLATELAVGETYFLRDPACYQHLIHHFLIPLLDQRRRNGQKRLRIWSAGCCSGEEAYSLAILLEGLLPDIRDWRVELMATDLVAEFVEKAQSGSYSAWSFRQVDPQWRARYFSQSGANQWTIHDRFRRRVDFFQLNLAQSVFPDEKRGLCDCDVILCRNVLMYFSPSQAAAVLDRLQRTLSPGGVLLLSPVESVICQWAGKKVHNWPEAVCLRRQGEETRWSQAAWEPAGPDLQAMNALSGRTEQHARRTTAVDISLAASVVSNTQERKAVSREQQASDADNEWRRGQEAYSEGDYDAAVRFLERFTACTGLSLRQQADAAILIARSHANRHRIQEAEDWANQAIRLDRLQPAAYWLLASLHIGRSERRQALEALIRVIYLQPDFIMAHYLSGILCMRLGQPERALRCLRNCRELLASVAPEQPLEEGEGLTAGDLLELVRGAFDDIAGDIK, from the coding sequence ATGCGCTCGCTGAGCATGATGAGTGACGCGGTGGCCATGCCCAATGCGCTCAGCCCTGACTTATTGTCGGCCTGCCAGTGGAAAATCAACGAGCTATGGGGTCTGCATTATCCTCAGGAACGCTGGTCTGATCTGGAGCGGCACCTCAAACTGGCCGCCCTGGATCTTGGTTACGACGAACCATCTGCGTTCGCCCGCGCGCTGCTCTACGACCAAATTGATGCAGCGCAGAAGGTGCGCCTGGCCACAGAGCTGGCGGTGGGCGAGACCTATTTTTTGCGCGATCCCGCCTGTTATCAGCACCTGATTCATCATTTCCTTATTCCTTTGCTTGATCAACGCCGCCGCAATGGCCAGAAACGCCTGCGCATCTGGAGCGCAGGCTGCTGCAGCGGCGAGGAAGCATACAGCCTGGCGATTCTGTTGGAAGGCCTGCTGCCTGATATCCGCGATTGGCGTGTTGAACTCATGGCCACGGATTTGGTGGCGGAATTTGTGGAGAAGGCGCAAAGCGGCAGCTACAGCGCCTGGTCGTTCCGTCAGGTCGACCCGCAATGGCGCGCCCGGTATTTCAGCCAGAGCGGCGCTAATCAGTGGACGATTCATGATCGCTTCCGGCGGCGCGTCGATTTCTTTCAGTTGAATCTGGCGCAGTCAGTTTTTCCCGACGAGAAACGAGGACTGTGCGACTGTGACGTGATTTTGTGTCGCAACGTGTTGATGTATTTCTCCCCCTCACAAGCGGCGGCGGTGCTGGACCGTTTGCAGCGCACCCTGAGCCCGGGCGGGGTATTGTTGCTATCGCCGGTGGAGAGCGTGATCTGCCAATGGGCCGGGAAGAAAGTGCACAACTGGCCGGAGGCGGTATGTCTGCGGCGGCAGGGTGAAGAGACGCGTTGGAGTCAAGCCGCGTGGGAACCCGCTGGCCCAGACCTGCAAGCGATGAATGCGCTTTCGGGACGGACTGAGCAGCATGCCAGACGCACGACGGCCGTGGATATCTCGTTAGCGGCGTCTGTTGTATCCAATACTCAGGAAAGGAAAGCCGTCTCGCGAGAGCAACAGGCGTCTGATGCGGACAATGAATGGCGCCGGGGACAAGAGGCTTATAGCGAAGGCGATTATGACGCCGCCGTGCGATTTTTGGAACGCTTTACTGCCTGCACAGGCCTATCGCTGCGTCAGCAGGCGGACGCCGCCATTCTCATCGCCCGCAGCCACGCCAACCGTCATCGCATACAAGAGGCGGAAGACTGGGCTAATCAGGCCATTCGATTGGATCGGTTGCAGCCGGCCGCCTATTGGCTGTTGGCGTCTTTGCATATTGGACGTTCTGAGCGTCGCCAGGCGTTGGAGGCGCTGATTCGGGTGATCTATCTGCAACCGGATTTCATTATGGCCCACTATCTCAGCGGCATTTTGTGTATGCGATTGGGGCAACCTGAGCGCGCTTTGCGCTGTCTGCGAAACTGCAGGGAGCTGCTGGCGTCCGTGGCGCCGGAGCAGCCACTGGAGGAAGGGGAAGGGCTGACGGCGGGAGATCTGCTGGAACTGGTGCGAGGCGCGTTTGACGATATCGCCGGCGATATCAAATGA
- a CDS encoding chemotaxis protein CheW: protein MKGSTYTDWEALKRNLQQVEQFLANEFNPSPDSARARLQERARELAEPEKEEDESDRMEALVFELAQEVYALEPEFIAEVTPLKPPTPIPCTPPYVLGVIGVRGRIVSVLDLRVFFDLPLKGLSDRNSVVVLSQEGREFGLLTDRVTGIRILSRKRLNTRLEHLSGVRKEYLLGVTPSHWAVLDAYKLLHDARLIVNDRI, encoded by the coding sequence TTGAAAGGTTCAACTTACACCGACTGGGAAGCGTTAAAGCGCAATCTGCAGCAGGTGGAGCAGTTTCTGGCGAATGAGTTCAATCCGTCGCCGGATTCCGCCAGAGCGCGGCTGCAGGAGCGCGCGCGCGAGTTGGCGGAGCCGGAGAAGGAAGAAGACGAGTCGGACCGCATGGAAGCCCTGGTGTTTGAGCTGGCTCAGGAAGTTTACGCCCTGGAGCCGGAGTTTATCGCGGAAGTCACGCCACTTAAGCCGCCGACGCCTATTCCCTGTACGCCTCCCTATGTGCTGGGAGTGATCGGCGTGCGTGGGCGCATCGTATCAGTGTTAGACCTTCGCGTGTTCTTCGATCTGCCGTTGAAAGGCCTTTCGGATCGTAATTCTGTCGTTGTGTTGTCGCAGGAAGGCCGTGAATTCGGACTGCTGACCGACCGGGTGACCGGCATTCGCATATTATCGCGGAAGCGCCTGAACACCCGGCTTGAGCATTTGAGCGGTGTGCGCAAAGAATATCTGCTGGGGGTGACTCCCTCCCACTGGGCGGTGCTTGATGCATACAAGTTACTTCATGACGCCCGATTGATCGTCAACGACAGGATATAG
- a CDS encoding methyl-accepting chemotaxis protein gives MFYRNLKTANKLILAFSSIAVIVVGSLIIAFQGLQQIQQSQQQIFDDQFAQHMRIKDLMININENRALMLKMVMQRGAGGVLLDEVKRSSLQGEKLLGELNADAVRASEAQGLLQKLRDQWMAFSSTREKTIIPLIASGDFDAAATVLTNEQAERITQIRELGEQIIHLGERNIQQALAESEATVEEQRRTIIIVIAVILALMAAIVWLTSKAIAGPLADLTQWAEQIAEGDLMYGREFEKREDEVGMLSQAFSRMGEYLRELAKTSEAITKGDLTVSVTPRSGRDILGNAFSAMINNLQSLTADLKEGVAVLSTASQEIMASTGQVAASAQETATAISEITTTVEEVKQTASVSNQKAKHVTEAAQRTLQVSQDGRKAVEATQDSMSQIRQQMHAVAESIVRLSEQSQAIAEIVATVNDLAEQSNLLGVNASIEAVKSGEQGRGFSVVAQEVKTLADQSKQATGQVRNILNDIQRAMNKAVMVAEQSSKAVDGGYQQAQLSGDAIRMLADSIEESSGAALQIAASSQQQLVGMDQVASAMESIKKASQDNVEGTKQAEQAARNLHQLGLRMQNRIAQFNA, from the coding sequence ATGTTCTATCGCAACCTGAAGACCGCCAATAAGCTGATTCTGGCATTCAGCTCCATCGCAGTGATTGTGGTGGGCTCCTTGATCATCGCTTTCCAGGGGCTGCAGCAGATTCAGCAGTCGCAACAGCAAATTTTCGACGACCAGTTCGCCCAGCACATGCGCATCAAGGACTTAATGATCAACATCAACGAGAATCGGGCGTTGATGTTGAAAATGGTGATGCAGCGCGGCGCCGGCGGCGTGCTGCTGGATGAGGTCAAGCGCAGCAGTTTGCAGGGAGAGAAGTTATTGGGTGAGCTCAATGCCGACGCGGTGCGCGCCAGTGAAGCTCAAGGGTTGTTGCAGAAATTGCGGGATCAGTGGATGGCGTTTTCCAGCACCCGGGAGAAAACCATTATTCCATTGATAGCGTCCGGCGATTTTGACGCCGCCGCGACGGTATTGACCAACGAGCAGGCGGAGCGCATCACGCAGATACGCGAGCTGGGCGAACAGATTATTCACTTGGGCGAACGCAATATTCAGCAGGCTCTGGCGGAGTCAGAAGCGACGGTGGAGGAGCAACGACGGACCATCATTATTGTCATTGCAGTGATATTGGCGCTGATGGCGGCCATCGTGTGGTTGACCTCTAAAGCGATTGCGGGCCCTCTGGCCGATCTGACGCAATGGGCGGAACAGATCGCGGAGGGCGATTTGATGTACGGAAGGGAATTCGAGAAACGGGAAGACGAAGTCGGCATGCTGAGTCAGGCGTTCAGCCGTATGGGAGAGTATCTGCGCGAACTGGCGAAAACTTCCGAAGCCATCACCAAGGGAGACCTGACAGTGAGCGTCACGCCTCGTTCAGGGCGGGATATTTTAGGCAATGCGTTTTCCGCCATGATCAACAATTTGCAGAGCCTCACCGCCGACTTGAAAGAAGGGGTGGCGGTGCTCTCCACCGCAAGTCAGGAAATTATGGCGTCAACCGGGCAGGTCGCCGCCAGCGCCCAGGAAACCGCCACCGCCATCAGCGAAATCACCACTACGGTGGAAGAAGTCAAACAAACGGCCTCCGTATCCAACCAGAAAGCCAAGCATGTCACTGAGGCCGCGCAACGCACCCTGCAGGTGTCCCAGGACGGACGCAAGGCGGTGGAGGCGACTCAGGACAGCATGAGCCAAATCCGGCAACAGATGCATGCCGTGGCGGAAAGCATCGTACGTTTGAGCGAGCAGAGTCAGGCCATTGCAGAGATAGTCGCTACGGTTAACGATCTGGCGGAGCAGTCTAACCTGTTGGGGGTCAACGCCTCCATTGAAGCGGTCAAGTCCGGCGAACAGGGGCGTGGTTTTTCAGTGGTGGCGCAGGAAGTGAAAACCCTGGCGGATCAGTCCAAACAGGCTACCGGTCAGGTGCGCAACATCCTCAATGATATCCAGCGCGCCATGAATAAGGCGGTGATGGTGGCGGAACAGAGCAGTAAGGCGGTGGATGGCGGTTACCAGCAGGCGCAGCTGTCTGGGGACGCCATTCGCATGCTGGCGGACAGTATCGAAGAATCTTCCGGCGCAGCGCTGCAGATCGCGGCTTCCAGCCAGCAGCAACTGGTGGGAATGGATCAGGTGGCGAGCGCGATGGAGAGCATCAAGAAAGCCAGCCAGGACAATGTGGAGGGCACCAAACAGGCGGAGCAGGCGGCGCGTAATCTGCATCAATTGGGATTGCGCATGCAGAATCGGATTGCGCAGTTCAATGCCTGA
- a CDS encoding DUF2868 domain-containing protein, giving the protein MMPDKFNDRLQAEAIRHIQENEAYAELSLREPAHTSGQGLEQHVLDRARQMGEGVALRPRLQKTAEAAKKVAFAAMALLFCLGALAARQAFDGAQQGSVNFFWLLLALLGVNTLMLALWAGGMALASRKAKTGMLGQTLEWTVAYWMARLGGKNGADAAAAQAWFAVMNAGALGRWNLSRLSHALWLSYLLGGSTMILLMLAARQYDFIWETTILSESSFQALTQGLAVLPQWLGFSSPTSEQIAASRIGGSPADAEAARQAWSGLLLGAMLTYGIIPRLLLLAASWVAYGRARAAFRLNLARPYYVRLKQRLIPATRVLGVVDADDGARPQTGPEPQQAREETPPTQSYWLGVELDNAHMAAGESVPVAFNLGNVLDREGQHTALQRAQTLKQAPLVAAVSLQRSPDRGLKRFLAQLTEGRKSLTWLELCETAGYFDQDEQGRDIRICDWHQLAAECGIEPQRVVHRVIGTHSEGEMKHG; this is encoded by the coding sequence ATGATGCCGGATAAGTTCAACGACCGGCTGCAGGCTGAAGCGATTCGGCATATTCAGGAAAACGAGGCGTATGCGGAGCTTTCGCTGCGCGAGCCTGCGCATACTTCGGGACAGGGTCTGGAGCAGCATGTATTGGACCGGGCCCGGCAGATGGGGGAAGGCGTTGCTTTGCGTCCTCGCCTGCAAAAGACGGCGGAGGCGGCGAAAAAAGTCGCCTTTGCCGCAATGGCGCTGTTGTTTTGCCTTGGCGCATTGGCGGCCCGGCAGGCCTTTGACGGCGCACAGCAAGGCAGTGTGAATTTCTTCTGGTTGTTACTGGCGCTGTTAGGCGTCAACACGCTGATGCTGGCGTTGTGGGCGGGCGGCATGGCGCTGGCGTCGCGCAAGGCTAAAACAGGTATGCTCGGCCAGACGTTGGAGTGGACGGTGGCCTACTGGATGGCCAGGCTGGGCGGCAAGAACGGCGCAGACGCCGCTGCGGCGCAGGCATGGTTCGCCGTCATGAACGCCGGGGCGTTGGGTCGCTGGAACCTCAGTCGGCTGTCTCATGCGTTATGGCTGTCCTATTTGCTGGGTGGATCGACCATGATTCTGCTCATGCTGGCCGCTCGTCAGTATGACTTTATTTGGGAAACCACCATCCTGTCCGAATCTTCATTCCAAGCTCTGACTCAAGGTCTCGCGGTGTTGCCGCAATGGCTTGGTTTCTCTTCGCCGACGTCAGAGCAAATCGCCGCCAGTCGTATTGGCGGCTCGCCAGCTGACGCTGAAGCGGCGCGTCAGGCGTGGTCAGGCTTGCTGCTGGGCGCTATGTTGACCTATGGAATCATCCCCCGTCTCTTATTGCTGGCGGCGTCCTGGGTGGCGTACGGACGTGCGCGCGCCGCTTTTCGCCTGAATCTGGCGCGCCCTTACTATGTCCGTTTGAAACAGAGGCTGATTCCGGCCACGCGAGTGCTGGGCGTGGTGGATGCGGATGACGGCGCCCGTCCTCAGACGGGCCCTGAGCCTCAACAGGCGCGTGAGGAAACCCCACCGACCCAAAGCTACTGGCTTGGGGTGGAATTGGACAACGCGCACATGGCGGCGGGGGAGAGTGTTCCCGTGGCGTTTAATCTGGGCAATGTACTGGATCGGGAAGGGCAGCATACTGCGCTGCAGCGCGCCCAGACGCTGAAACAGGCGCCATTGGTGGCTGCGGTGTCGCTGCAACGCTCCCCGGATCGCGGTTTGAAGCGGTTTCTGGCGCAACTGACGGAAGGGCGCAAATCACTGACATGGCTTGAGTTGTGCGAAACGGCGGGATATTTCGATCAGGACGAGCAGGGACGCGACATACGCATCTGCGACTGGCACCAATTAGCGGCGGAATGCGGGATAGAACCGCAACGGGTGGTGCACCGGGTGATCGGGACGCATTCCGAAGGGGAGATGAAACATGGATAA
- a CDS encoding ABC transporter substrate-binding protein produces MFAPKLVLLASLNCLLASFSLHSQAEPPPSGEITYYIVEDLASPFQIASEGVSNGGLITDLVEIIFRDTPLRVIPKPLPVNRLHRIIREDTQSVWLTYDAKVWNSLADVGDFVDEPLFTVNHALLTCHSQPRLIDTETDLLGMTLAILDNFSYPELRLLEERGALTLTSVEKYEQGFRLAAAGRVDGFVEMEIRLRYNLAQENEASSDCYHFLNMDAVIPPYDIYLSMSKQASPDLREMVTQKIRQLKGSEDYKQVFARYMGRVTAEETKRAKAAPAALCPPACATVANQPL; encoded by the coding sequence ATGTTCGCACCCAAGCTCGTTCTGTTGGCGTCTCTAAACTGTTTGCTGGCTTCCTTCTCACTACATTCTCAGGCTGAGCCGCCGCCCTCGGGTGAAATCACCTATTACATCGTTGAGGATCTGGCCAGCCCATTTCAGATTGCTTCCGAGGGCGTCAGTAACGGCGGTCTTATTACCGATCTGGTGGAAATCATCTTTCGCGACACGCCACTGCGCGTGATCCCCAAACCTCTGCCGGTCAACCGTTTGCACCGGATTATCAGAGAAGACACCCAGTCGGTTTGGCTGACTTACGACGCCAAAGTGTGGAATTCATTGGCGGATGTCGGAGACTTTGTGGATGAGCCACTATTCACCGTCAACCACGCCTTGCTCACCTGTCATAGCCAACCCAGGCTTATCGATACGGAAACCGATTTACTGGGTATGACTCTGGCTATCCTCGATAACTTCAGCTACCCCGAACTGCGTTTACTGGAAGAGCGCGGGGCCTTGACGCTGACAAGCGTGGAAAAATATGAACAAGGCTTTCGTTTAGCGGCGGCCGGGCGCGTGGACGGATTTGTGGAGATGGAAATTCGTTTGCGCTACAACCTGGCGCAGGAAAACGAGGCCTCATCGGATTGCTATCACTTCCTCAACATGGACGCGGTGATACCGCCTTACGATATTTATCTCAGCATGAGTAAGCAGGCAAGCCCTGACTTGAGGGAGATGGTGACGCAAAAAATCAGACAGCTCAAAGGCAGTGAGGATTACAAACAGGTTTTCGCCCGCTATATGGGGCGCGTTACGGCGGAAGAAACCAAGCGGGCGAAAGCGGCTCCCGCCGCTCTCTGCCCGCCCGCATGCGCTACCGTGGCGAATCAGCCTCTGTAG